One Spirochaeta africana DSM 8902 genomic window carries:
- the pstC gene encoding phosphate ABC transporter permease subunit PstC yields the protein MADITPARYRQPGDRVFKAIIVTLSSGIILLAAGMAITLWLEAAPSFREFGYLSFLTETTWDPVARVHGALPFILGTLITSFAALALSLLPALGVAIFSAEYAPKWLSRIINALVDLLAAIPSVVIGLWAIFNFAPFMRDTFYLPIYMWAAENAEWMLPYLGAPSNYNLITASIILALMIIPYTVALSRDAIKLVPRDQREAAYALGATRWEVIRMSVLPYARSGIIAGVLLSLARGLGETMAVAMLIGNSNRVPFTLFGPAATMPSLIINEFREAVETLHYTSIMAVGFYLFLLTIAINLAASLIQRKLTTERRAM from the coding sequence ATGGCAGATATTACCCCGGCCCGGTACCGGCAACCCGGTGACCGTGTCTTTAAAGCAATTATCGTTACCCTGAGCTCAGGGATCATCCTCCTGGCTGCCGGTATGGCGATAACCCTCTGGCTGGAGGCAGCACCCAGTTTCCGTGAGTTCGGCTACCTGAGTTTCCTGACCGAAACCACCTGGGATCCGGTCGCGCGTGTTCACGGTGCCCTGCCGTTTATCCTTGGCACCTTGATCACCAGCTTTGCCGCACTTGCACTTTCGCTGCTGCCGGCACTGGGGGTGGCGATCTTCAGTGCCGAGTACGCACCAAAATGGCTGTCACGGATCATCAATGCCCTGGTTGACCTGCTGGCGGCAATCCCCAGTGTAGTAATCGGGCTATGGGCGATCTTCAATTTCGCCCCGTTTATGCGGGATACCTTCTACCTGCCGATCTATATGTGGGCTGCCGAGAACGCCGAATGGATGCTGCCCTATCTGGGAGCCCCGTCCAACTACAATCTGATCACCGCGAGTATTATCCTCGCCCTGATGATCATTCCCTACACGGTCGCCCTGTCGCGGGATGCCATCAAACTGGTGCCGCGCGATCAGCGCGAGGCCGCCTATGCCCTGGGCGCAACCCGCTGGGAGGTAATCCGCATGTCGGTACTGCCCTACGCCCGCTCGGGGATCATTGCCGGGGTGCTGCTCTCGCTGGCGCGCGGCCTTGGCGAAACCATGGCTGTCGCCATGCTGATCGGCAACTCGAACCGGGTTCCATTTACCCTGTTCGGACCGGCGGCCACCATGCCGTCACTGATAATCAACGAGTTCCGTGAAGCGGTAGAAACCCTGCACTACACCAGCATTATGGCAGTCGGGTTCTATCTCTTTCTGCTTACCATTGCAATAAACCTGGCGGCTTCGCTGATTCAGCGCAAGCTGACCACAGAAAGGAGGGCCATGTGA
- a CDS encoding phosphate ABC transporter substrate-binding protein → MRTVVLPLILGLVCVLLWLAVLVRANSAAPGSGVGVVEIAGSSSAAPLLEELAQRYMRREGSASIRVNGTGSTDGIRAAAAGTVDFGMSSRTLREDEQQGLSVVQLAIDPVTVIVHPDNPVRSLSLAEIRAVYRGEIDTWSQLTVSAGAAAPVAAPGGTPSNRTPQRSRIVVVSREPGSGTRGAFETALDFRDQLGLGAIELDGSAAVRAAVARNPAAIGYISSGFLRPEVAALEGAAFDGAALSQRDVSPLARPLLLIYREGSLSPAARRFLAWLESPEGQLEIADIMHGGRTND, encoded by the coding sequence ATGAGAACTGTTGTGCTGCCGTTAATCCTGGGCCTCGTATGTGTACTGCTGTGGCTGGCAGTGCTGGTGCGGGCGAATTCTGCCGCCCCGGGCAGCGGCGTCGGGGTTGTGGAGATCGCCGGATCCAGTTCGGCCGCGCCATTGCTGGAAGAGCTGGCACAGCGGTACATGCGGCGTGAGGGTTCGGCATCAATCCGCGTGAATGGTACCGGGTCTACCGACGGTATCCGCGCGGCGGCAGCCGGAACGGTGGATTTCGGCATGAGCAGCCGAACCTTGCGGGAAGATGAACAACAGGGATTGTCCGTCGTTCAGCTGGCGATTGATCCGGTCACGGTGATTGTGCATCCGGATAATCCGGTGCGCAGTCTGAGTCTTGCCGAGATACGGGCCGTCTATCGGGGAGAGATTGATACGTGGTCGCAGCTGACCGTTTCTGCTGGCGCAGCCGCTCCGGTCGCCGCCCCCGGGGGGACGCCGTCGAACAGGACACCACAGCGATCCCGTATTGTGGTGGTATCGCGCGAACCGGGATCCGGCACCCGCGGCGCATTCGAGACCGCGCTGGATTTTCGCGATCAGCTCGGGCTCGGGGCGATCGAGCTGGACGGGAGTGCGGCGGTACGGGCTGCGGTGGCTCGCAACCCTGCGGCAATCGGCTATATTTCATCCGGGTTCCTGCGACCGGAGGTAGCTGCTCTGGAAGGTGCAGCGTTTGATGGTGCGGCCTTGAGCCAGAGAGATGTCTCCCCGCTCGCACGACCACTGTTGCTGATATACCGTGAAGGGTCGCTTTCCCCAGCTGCCCGGAGATTTCTGGCATGGCTTGAATCACCCGAGGGTCAGCTCGAGATTGCCGATATCATGCATGGCGGGAGGACGAATGACTGA
- a CDS encoding PstC family ABC transporter permease encodes MTDAARLTAEAVLRRGFRLAALAALLASAALLGVVVFQGLRPLLGSVAPADFLFGQEWRPEYRELFGIVPLLATTLITAVAAAVPAAIIAVPAALYVVEYLPRRWSRRLLGMAELAAGLPGVVYGFFGVMVVIPWLEQYAGLPEGRSLAAAVLVLGMMTIPTVLMHSMVAIRAVPAGYRRAAVALGADPVQTAWLVVLPAAARSVLAGVLAAAIRAAGEAAAVAMVAGNSPQLPRALGDSVRTLTATLLLEMGSAQGLHSRVLFSIGLVLFLLVLLGQWGATRLVNRKQGFSYV; translated from the coding sequence ATGACTGATGCTGCACGACTGACTGCCGAGGCAGTACTGCGACGGGGCTTTCGTCTGGCTGCGCTGGCAGCCCTGCTGGCCTCGGCTGCGCTGCTGGGGGTGGTGGTTTTTCAGGGATTGCGTCCGCTGCTTGGAAGCGTGGCACCGGCCGATTTTCTGTTTGGACAGGAGTGGCGGCCAGAGTATCGTGAGCTGTTCGGGATAGTACCCTTGCTGGCAACAACCCTGATTACCGCGGTCGCCGCCGCGGTACCGGCGGCGATAATCGCGGTGCCGGCGGCACTGTATGTGGTTGAGTATCTGCCGCGGCGGTGGAGTCGGCGCCTGCTGGGCATGGCCGAGCTCGCTGCCGGTCTGCCCGGGGTGGTATATGGATTTTTCGGGGTAATGGTGGTGATCCCCTGGCTGGAGCAGTACGCCGGGCTGCCGGAGGGGCGTTCACTGGCCGCTGCAGTCCTGGTGCTGGGGATGATGACGATACCGACAGTGCTGATGCACAGCATGGTGGCGATCCGGGCGGTGCCTGCCGGCTATCGCCGGGCAGCCGTCGCACTGGGTGCCGACCCGGTACAGACTGCCTGGCTGGTGGTGCTGCCAGCAGCAGCACGAAGCGTTCTGGCCGGGGTGCTGGCCGCAGCGATTCGTGCCGCCGGAGAGGCGGCTGCCGTGGCCATGGTGGCCGGCAACTCTCCGCAGCTGCCGCGAGCGCTGGGGGACAGCGTGCGCACCCTGACTGCGACATTGCTGCTGGAGATGGGATCGGCTCAGGGGCTGCACAGCCGCGTGCTGTTCAGCATCGGGCTGGTGCTGTTCCTGCTGGTTCTGCTGGGGCAGTGGGGCGCAACACGGCTGGTTAACCGGAAACAGGGATTCTCGTATGTATAG
- the pstS gene encoding phosphate ABC transporter substrate-binding protein PstS: protein MKTIRVLTIALLALALTMPAFAAGQQEGAREARHELLGAGASFPAPLITAWADEYRDVTNGQVTVNYQSIGSGGGIRQFIEQNIMFGASERSLTDEQMDDALRLTGGVAYNMPITLGDIVLTYNVPGVDKGLVMDADVIAGAFLGEITRWNDSKIAALNPDVDLPNLPIQIAHRSDGSGSTAIFTDYLTKTNSTWADRVGFGSSVNWPTGSGGNGNEGVAGIVQSTPGALGYNSLVYAVLNDIDYAYIVNKSGNIIEPSLEATSLAAAVELPADGRVSLTDTPAPQGYPIAGFAWALVYENLDQNAAITSRAEAEQVAKFLYWTVTDGQDLNEGLSFARLPDDAQALAVQMISTLKYNGEPVGQQVIDQVQANGF from the coding sequence ATGAAAACCATTCGTGTATTGACCATTGCATTGCTGGCACTGGCGCTGACCATGCCGGCATTCGCTGCCGGACAACAGGAAGGCGCTCGCGAGGCTCGTCACGAGCTGCTGGGTGCCGGGGCGTCCTTTCCGGCTCCCCTGATCACCGCCTGGGCCGATGAGTACCGGGATGTGACCAACGGCCAGGTAACCGTGAACTACCAGTCGATCGGCTCGGGTGGCGGCATCCGCCAGTTCATCGAGCAGAACATCATGTTCGGGGCATCCGAGCGCAGCCTGACCGATGAGCAGATGGATGATGCCCTGCGTCTGACCGGCGGGGTGGCCTACAACATGCCGATCACCCTGGGGGACATCGTTCTGACCTACAACGTACCCGGCGTGGACAAGGGTCTGGTAATGGATGCCGATGTTATTGCCGGCGCTTTCCTGGGTGAGATCACCCGCTGGAATGACTCAAAGATTGCCGCACTCAACCCCGATGTTGACCTGCCAAATCTGCCGATCCAGATCGCCCACCGCTCGGACGGATCGGGATCTACCGCGATCTTTACCGACTACCTGACCAAGACCAACAGCACCTGGGCCGACCGGGTCGGCTTCGGCAGCTCGGTTAACTGGCCCACCGGCAGCGGCGGGAACGGTAACGAGGGTGTTGCCGGAATCGTACAGAGCACTCCCGGTGCCCTGGGTTACAACAGCCTGGTATACGCAGTCCTGAACGACATCGACTATGCCTACATCGTTAATAAGTCGGGCAACATCATCGAGCCCTCGCTGGAAGCTACCAGCCTGGCCGCAGCTGTAGAGCTGCCGGCAGACGGCCGCGTGTCGCTGACCGACACCCCGGCACCCCAGGGTTACCCGATTGCCGGTTTTGCCTGGGCCCTGGTCTACGAAAACCTGGATCAGAATGCAGCCATCACCTCTCGCGCCGAGGCCGAGCAGGTAGCCAAGTTCCTGTACTGGACTGTAACCGACGGGCAGGACCTGAACGAAGGCCTGAGCTTTGCCCGCCTCCCGGACGATGCCCAGGCACTGGCAGTGCAGATGATCAGCACCCTGAAGTACAACGGCGAACCGGTCGGCCAGCAGGTTATCGACCAGGTTCAGGCCAACGGCTTCTAA
- a CDS encoding GtrA family protein produces MYTQRTKPHLLNRILVRRSQHTGVQLLRSVIASAAASLADYAVLVLLVRRAGLPETLAGTLSMGAGLLVVYVLGRCWVFPRIPKGYRRIEFSMFTVIAGLGALLHVGLLSTMIRLAGMHYLAAKAVAMAATFTWNFCLRRGVAQLILRRFSCRQVLSSGRC; encoded by the coding sequence ATGTATACACAGCGAACAAAGCCTCACTTGCTGAACCGCATACTGGTACGGCGCAGTCAGCATACCGGTGTGCAGCTGCTGCGATCGGTAATTGCCAGCGCAGCAGCCTCGCTGGCCGATTATGCGGTCCTGGTGCTGCTGGTACGCCGTGCCGGTTTGCCTGAGACCCTGGCCGGGACCCTGAGTATGGGGGCCGGTTTGCTGGTAGTGTATGTACTCGGACGATGCTGGGTTTTTCCCCGCATACCCAAGGGCTATCGCCGCATCGAGTTCAGTATGTTCACGGTGATCGCCGGGCTCGGGGCGTTGCTGCATGTGGGGCTCCTTTCGACCATGATTCGCCTTGCTGGTATGCATTACCTGGCTGCCAAGGCGGTTGCAATGGCGGCAACCTTTACCTGGAACTTCTGTTTGCGTCGCGGCGTTGCCCAGCTGATTCTGCGCCGCTTTTCCTGTCGGCAGGTTTTGTCGTCGGGGCGTTGCTAA
- the pstA gene encoding phosphate ABC transporter permease PstA, producing MYSPTDFRPDLRRRPVTLIACIGMGAAAVFAFGLPLVLAGYVALGVLRTELPPGMFTAGAEHSLLPMIATSVLLVGLTLLLAVPVGIAAAVYLSAYSRRGRLHRMVQLTVDTLAGIPPILYGLYGLFVFSRALGMRQSILAGACTLAVMILPVIIRSVEAALAAVPDGLRHGGRALGASGWQVLFRLLLPHAAPGILAAVLRSIARIIGEAAPVLLTVGVARNLPQGLLHSGRTLSVHLYFTAQEAVQPQEHGVVFVTAASLLLVTAAVHGAARLLRNRMNTRRGNDEA from the coding sequence ATGTATAGCCCGACCGATTTTCGCCCGGACCTGCGTCGCCGCCCGGTGACCCTTATCGCCTGTATCGGCATGGGTGCTGCAGCGGTGTTCGCCTTTGGCCTGCCGCTGGTGCTGGCCGGCTATGTAGCCCTCGGCGTACTGCGAACCGAGCTGCCGCCAGGCATGTTTACTGCCGGTGCGGAACACTCGCTGCTGCCGATGATAGCGACCAGCGTCCTGCTGGTCGGGCTGACCTTGCTGCTGGCGGTACCGGTCGGGATCGCCGCCGCGGTGTATCTGTCGGCGTACAGCAGGCGCGGTCGCCTGCACCGTATGGTGCAGCTGACGGTCGATACCCTGGCCGGTATACCGCCAATCCTGTATGGGCTGTACGGATTGTTCGTCTTCAGTCGCGCGCTGGGGATGCGTCAGTCGATTCTGGCGGGAGCCTGTACCCTGGCGGTGATGATCCTGCCGGTCATTATCCGATCGGTCGAAGCAGCGCTGGCAGCGGTTCCGGACGGATTACGCCATGGCGGGCGCGCTTTGGGCGCCTCAGGCTGGCAGGTGCTGTTCAGGCTGCTGCTGCCGCATGCTGCCCCCGGGATACTGGCTGCGGTGCTGCGCTCAATCGCCAGAATAATCGGCGAGGCAGCACCGGTGCTGCTAACGGTAGGCGTAGCGCGCAATCTGCCGCAGGGTTTGCTGCACTCCGGACGCACCCTGAGTGTGCATCTCTACTTCACTGCACAGGAGGCCGTGCAGCCGCAGGAGCATGGGGTGGTGTTTGTTACCGCGGCCTCGCTGCTGCTGGTGACGGCAGCTGTCCACGGCGCTGCCAGACTGCTCCGGAATCGAATGAACACGCGAAGGGGGAACGATGAAGCCTAA
- a CDS encoding phosphate ABC transporter ATP-binding protein: MKPKLGIAGLELLYGDLHALRGITMQIAPAEIVALIGPSGCGKSALLGVLNRMTGPDAHLAGSVELDGQDIYRDLNEYELRRRVGMIFARPNVFPMSIYDNIAFGPRVNGERRRPVLDEMVETALTEAELWDEVKDRLRSPALRLSEGQQQRLCIARALALQPEVLLLDEPTSSLDPIATGRIEQLLERLSQRMAILLVTHAVQQASRISDRTAFFLHGELVECGRTEEMFVQPRQQSTADYISGRFQR, translated from the coding sequence ATGAAGCCTAAACTCGGTATCGCCGGGCTCGAACTGCTGTATGGTGATCTGCATGCCTTGCGCGGCATTACCATGCAGATAGCACCGGCCGAGATAGTCGCCCTGATCGGTCCTTCCGGCTGTGGAAAATCTGCCTTGCTCGGGGTGCTCAACCGCATGACCGGCCCGGATGCCCATCTGGCTGGATCAGTGGAGCTGGATGGGCAGGATATCTACCGTGACCTGAACGAGTACGAGCTGCGGCGACGGGTGGGAATGATCTTTGCACGTCCCAATGTCTTCCCGATGAGCATCTACGACAATATCGCCTTCGGTCCACGGGTGAACGGCGAGAGGCGGCGGCCGGTGCTGGATGAAATGGTGGAGACTGCCCTGACAGAGGCCGAGCTGTGGGATGAGGTCAAGGATCGTTTGCGCTCACCGGCGCTGCGACTTTCCGAGGGGCAGCAGCAGCGGCTGTGCATCGCGCGTGCCCTGGCCCTGCAGCCCGAGGTGCTCCTGCTGGACGAGCCGACCAGTTCTCTGGATCCGATCGCGACCGGGCGAATCGAGCAGCTGCTGGAACGACTGTCGCAGCGGATGGCTATCCTGCTGGTTACCCATGCGGTGCAGCAGGCATCGCGGATCAGTGATCGCACCGCGTTCTTCCTGCATGGCGAACTGGTAGAGTGCGGGCGTACCGAGGAAATGTTTGTACAGCCCCGGCAGCAAAGCACGGCTGACTACATCAGCGGAAGGTTTCAGCGATGA